Within the Xanthocytophaga agilis genome, the region AATTTCTCGATCTCTCTAATAAAATTTTGGATACCATTTAAGTAAGAGTGAAAGCTGGAAATTTAAAACTAACTATTGTAGAACATATTGAGTACATAAGAATAGCAACTAGTCAAGCCCTATCTGATTCTAAGAGTTTAGGACTATAGTTGCTATCTTTAAGTAGACATCAAGTTAAGATCAATTGCTATCCTTATTGTATGGTTGAACTTAATCTGTAAGCAAGATGAGTAGCACACGAAAACTCTATGACAGAGCCTTTAAAGTAATGGCAGTCGAACTATGTTTGAACGGGCAAGCCTCCCAACAAGTAGCTGAAGATTTAGGCATTCGGGTTCAAATGCTCAATAGGTGGAAAAAAGAATATCTACAGCCTGCACATACTCTACAATATAAACCTGAACTGTCTCATGATGATGTATGGGCATTGCAGATGATGTGTCCGTCGTAAAATTACATTGTCATAAGTTGCTCATCATATCATTTTTGAATTTAAAAATCGTCAGACATTCTTTAGAAACCAATGATTTATAAGCACCAATCACCGCAGATGGCTATCTTACACACATCTAGTCAGATGTACCTAAACCAATGTTTAGTGAACAAATGATCGTATAAAATCCAGACTGGTTGTCCAGGTAAGGTCTTTATAGCGGTCATTGGCTAGTTGAGTATGGTGGGTTGTGAACATTGAATACATATACTGTCCTTGTTGCCATTTTGCATATAACTCATTTTCCCCTGCCGGATAATCAGTTCTTTGCTTTTTGATAAATTGTGCAAACTCTTCAAGACTAGATAACTGATAAAGCCGGAATTCCTGATTCATTACCTGTTTTATATCCTGCCATAGCATCTTGGGACTAACCTGAAAACTGGCAATCTGTAAGTTTCTCGGTGCTGTATCATCTAGCGCAACTTCTGCTGTGAAGGCGGCAGTATCATCCATTGTTGTAAAATCCAGTTTCCAGTCAGCCTTGTCTCCCCAATACCCAATGCTCTTTTCTTTCAGGTTTAAAACCGGTGTATTGTATTGCAATATGTCAGCAAAAGCACCATTGAAAATAGACGTAGCTTGTATAGAAGTACTATCGAGATAATTTCTGAAGTCTCTTCGCAAATCAAAATTCCTGTTTTCGCCTGGTACTAAATCTGTGTAATCGGTACAAAAGTCAGAGGGAATAAATCTAGAAACACCCGCTTGTATGGCTCCCTCTACAACTCTCTTCTGTAAGTCCATAATCACATCGCCCAGGCCAGCCAGAGCAGATACAACGCAGCTGGTACCTGCACTTACTTTGGCAAGTGTATCTACGTTAGACAAATCTACTTCCTGAACAGTAGCTCCCATCTGTTTGAGAGAATTCATTTTTTGCGGATCAGTAGAAGTTCGGACAATAGCACACACATCTACTCCTCTTTTCAGTAGTTCACGAACAATCCTGTTTCCTAAATTGCCGGTAGCGCCAAAGACTATTATTGTTTTTTTCATTTCTGTTCTTTTTTAATTAAGTATGTAATATAGTTTATCGGAATTAGTCTGCCAGGAAGTTCAGAACCACATTCACCACGTTTGCAGGCTGCTCTTCGAACAGATAATGTCCACTGTCTAAAATTCCGACCATTTGTAAATTATTGGCAACATAAGGCAATCCCATTTTCATATAGTTGTAGCTTATGTAGCTTCTAATCCCTAACACCGGCATTGCAAGAGGCTCATAGGCTTTGGCATCTTCTATATCCTGCGGAAAGGTCTGATACCAGGCATTGGCAGCCCGAATACTCTCTGTGTCATTATAGAAAGACGCATATACCTCTCTCTCAAAAGAAGACATGTGGCGATCATCAATCATGACATAGTGAAAAAGCCAGTCCAGCAGGTACTGAAAGCGCCCCTCCAGTAGCTTTTCCGGCAGTCCTTTTACCTGGTTAAATCCCATCCACCAGGCATACGGCATGGTAGCATCCATCTTTTCCGTAAATGTACCCGGAGCGGGTATTAAAGGCATCTGCATCATTCCTTCGCCTGGATGCGAACCATCCAAAACAACCAGCTTTTCTGTGAATTGAGGATAATTAAAAGCAAAGCTCATCGCAACCATCCCGCCAATGTCATGCCCCATGATATAAATTTTTGACAATCCCAGTTGTTGCACCAAGGCTGCAACAACTGCTGCCATCGTTTTCTTATCGTAGCCTGACAGGGGTTTGTCTGAGCTACCCATACCTCGTATGTCTAAAATGATGACACGGTATTTTTTGGCGAGTTCTGTCGCCACAGGCTGATACGAATACCAGGTTTGTGGCCAACCTGGCAAACAAATCAGGGGCATGCCAGTCCCTCCTTCTACATAATGCAACCGCACTCCGTTAACGGTTGCATAGTGGTTGATAAAGCCAGGAAGATTTTTAATTAAATCATCATCAGAATACACATTCCGAGATACCATTGTGTTCTGCTTAGGTTGAGTCATTGCTTTCATTGTTTAGTGACTCAAAAGTACACTGATGGCGAACTGTCAAAACTACCAAATGGTAGATAATGACTAGTACCGGATTTTTTTCCTTATCCGGCTTAACGCATTGGGAGTGATACCAAGCACTGCAGCCAGTTGCTTAACCGGAACTTTCTGTATAAGTTCCGGATTAGTCATAAAGGATTGATACCTTTCCTGAGCAGATAACGTTTGGAAGTTCAGAATCTGGTCTATCATTCGTACGGCCATCCCTTCCCATATTTTTCTGCCAAACGCTTCCCAGGCAGCAATTTGACTATATAAAAAGTCCATGTCTTTTTTATCAATCACGATGAGTTTCGTTTCTTCTACAGCTTCAATGTTAAACCGGGATGGTACTTGGGGATGGAGACTTGAAATTTCGGTAAAAAACTCATTTTTAAACATCACCCAGCTTGTTACTTCCTGGTCATGGGCTTCATAAAAAAAACGGACACCTCCTGATACAATGAAAAAATACTGATTGGCAATTTGTCCCTTTCGTAAAATCTGTTTGCCTTTGGGAATTTGTCGTTCGCGACATTTGGAAAGCACAAGTTGTAAATCCATATCATCTATCCAGACGATTCCTTTGATAAATTGTATGAGTTCTTCCATTATAGGTCCTTTCACTAGTTGTTTTATCTTCTCTCTTAGATAGAAACCTAAACGTACGATAGTTGTTTAAAAAAATATCTTTACAAACTCCGAAAAGGACCTCTTTCTGAAAAGTCACAAAATACAAACCACAAGGTAACCTATACTATGAACCTCAACCAGTTCATGACGGACGTGGACATACCAAGGAAAAACCTCATGAAATATACAAGGCATCCTGCATCGGTTTGGAATAATTCCAGTCGTTTGGTGGGGAATCAGGGCGACTGACCGTCGCCCCTACAGTATCACAACTCTAATCCTTAAAACCCTATGGCAAAATCGATATACGATTACATTCAGTTTGTATTAAATAACTGGAAAATCTCAACCCTGGGTTTATTCACCTTCTCAGGTTACATACTCTGGCTGGCTAACCGGATGGATACACAGTCGTTCGTTTCGCTGCTGGCTTTTGTTTCAACAGTGGGTTTCTTCTCCATGAAAGACCCTAAATAACATAGGAGGACGGATTCACAACCCGTCTTTTCCCAGCGTTCAGATTGATGATAACACCAACCTGGGGAAGAGTAAGCTGCCAGACTTTGTCTCATGCCATGCAGCAGGCCCGCGTTATTCCCATCGTTGGCGCTATCACCGGCAGCCTATTTCCTACCGTTCAGCCTGATACTACTACGCAACAACTGTTTATGACCTACTCAAAATAACCGGACTACAACTCACTACTGATTCCCTAACCGCTTCTTCTCATCCGGAGTTTCTGTTTTAGGGGAATTACTTGCTTTCAGGCTTTTACCAAACCTATAGCTTACAGCCAGCGTAACACTTCGGGTATCCCATTTGCGATTACTATACCCGATCACACCTGTCAGATTATGTAAGTCCTGCCGGTCTACTCTCGAATAAAAGAGGTCCCGGATATTTACTTTCACAATACCCTTATCTTTCCAGATTTTTTTACCAACACCCATGTGTGTATACCAACTGGCACCCTGTATGTATTGCATGTAGAGCTGTGGTGCCATATACTCTGTAATTACCTCAGCAGTCCATCCTTTCCGAAAACTGAATTGACTGACAGCAGCAGCACTCCAATTGCTCCCTTTCACCTGTAGTTTGTCGGTATCTAAGACAGAGCGTAAAGAAGTATAGGTGATCACAGGATTGACCGTCCACCACTGGGTCAGATTCCAGGTTCCATCCGCTGAAAACCCAATAATCTCCTGCTGCCCCAGGTTGGCAGGCTGACGATAAAACATATTTTCTTTTACCAGAATAGTTTCCTGAGCAATGTCTCTTGACCTTGTATAAAAAGAACTCAGAGTCAATCTGTTTTTATACACATAGGAAAACTCAAGGTTCTGGGAAATCTGTGGCTTTAAAAACGGATTCCCCTGCTTATATGTATAGTTATCCAGAGGCATGGCAAACGGATTCAGTATCGAGTATTCAGGTCTGTCAATTCGCCTCCCATACGAAAAATGCAACAAATGCTCTTTTTGCGAATCCAATGTATAGGATACATATACTGTCGGAAACACATTCTGATACGACCGTTCAAAAGACGAAGAGGTAACGGACTGCTGCTTGCCACTGGAAAGTGTATTCTCTATCCGGACACCTGATAGCAGAGACAATCTTCTATAAGTTAGCGAATAACTCAGATACAGTGCATGAATAGTTTCCTGATAAGTAAAGCGATTAGACAAATCGCTAAGCTGAGGGTTATCTCCGGTATAAGTTGCCAGGCTATTCACATGCGTAAAACTGGACTTATACCCCACTCCCAGTTTAGACCCATTGCGGAATGGGTGTGTATAATCTATTTTTAGCGCATAAATGGCAATACTATAAGGTAAATCTCCTGTAAAAGTCTCCAATTTAGGATTATAGCCATAGGCAGCACTGCTATTTGAAAAGTTATATCCCTGTCTGTAGGTAATATAATCCGCATCAGCTGTTAGCTCCCGGCCAGTGGTATCATATACATGCCGGAAGCTCAGGGTAACATTCGTGTTGTTGGTTAGGGTATTAGCACGATTATCTGCTTTTACAAGAGTATACCCATTGTTTCTGTTGTATACCTGTGTATTTATCAGTGTCGTTTTCTCCAGCATATCCCGGTAGAGGTGGCTGGCAGAGATCCCCCATGTGGTTTTAGGAGAAGCGTAGAAGTCCACTCCCAGCTTTCCGAACACCCGATGATTAGGGTTGCTGACAGACATATTTTGTGTGGCAGAAGCCAGGGAGTTAGCTTCATTTGCCTGATAGATTCGTTCACTGGTACTAACCGAAAGTCCTGTACCATTGTAGTTAGACACATTCCCGTATACATTTATCTTCTGAATGCGAAAGTTGGCATTTAGGCTTTGTGAGATACGGGAACGTTTTCCACGTATATTTTCAGAAAGAATATTGCCATTAAATCCCATTCTGTCATTCTTCTTTAGCCGTATATTGATAATACCTCCATTGCCAGCCGCTTCATAGCCGGCAGGTGGGTTGGGAATAATCTCAATCTTATCCAATGTATTGGCAGGTAAAGACTTCAGATAGTTTGCCAGATCGTTTCCCTGCAAATAGAGCGGTTTATTGTCTACAAATACAGATACATTCTGCTTTCCTTTTACACTCAGATTATCATTCACAACCTGTACCCCCGATGACTGTTCCAGCATTTCCCAGGCATTTGTGCCCGCATTGGAAAGAATAGCATCTACATGAATCACCGTTCGGTCAATCTGCCGTTCTACTGCCTGTTTCTGGGCTGTTACACTTATTTCCCTTAAACCAACTACCTCTGTTTTTAGCTGTATATGGACATAAGAAGCCGTTTTGGATGAAACCGATACAGGCTCTGTATATCTTTGGAACCCTACACCTGAAGCCTGTAACACGTAACTCCCTTCCTGAATATGCAAAAACTCAAATCTCCCATCCACAGTAGTAAGCGTAGACTTTACACTACTCGAATCAGGCATTTTCCGCAAAGTGATGGTAATAGCAGGCTGCATCTCTCCTGCTTCGTTGGCAACAGCTCCTGCAATAGCACCTTCCTGAGCCAGTAAGGGTACAAAGCCAGTACCAAGCAGCAATAACAGAATTATCAACCTTGTTTGTACTCTTACACGTATAGAAACACAGTTTGCTATAAAACACAAGCAACCGGATAGAACGCGGAGAAAAGGATGTATCATGACGTAGGATTTGTTATCTGGCACAAATCAATACGATAAAAACAGTCCGTTTTTTTATTTTAGCCCAACTACCCGAAACACCCCCAATAGTACCTTTACACCACTCATTTAGTCATACACCACGAAAAACCTGCCGAAAACAAGCCAAATACTGCTGTCTATCGAAATACCATTCCCCACTATCCATTTATGATTAATTTGCCTTTTGACAGAGTTACCTTTTGACAGAGTTATCTTTTGACAGAGTTACCTTTTGACAGAGTTATCTTTTGACAGAGTATACTATTCATACTCTTTTTGCTGTCCTTATCCTTTTCTCTGTCCTCCTGAAAGGAACTCCTGACAAATAGAGTGGTGCTTGTACTATGAGAGAAAAAACAAACTCCAGTCGGAAAGGCCGCCGGTCTTGTCACGAGATCCTTTCAGGAGGACAAAAAGGGAGGAGTATTCCTTACGGGAGGACAGAGAAGAAGAGATCTTAGTCGGTACAAAGAGAGTTATGATGACTTCAATCGCGGCAGGTGATGTAGGTGCGCTGGCAATCTTTTCTCCGCGAGGTTGGCCTTTGGCCTGCGGGCAGAAGGATCGGAGAAAAGTGCCCTCTTTTGGGCAAGCAAAAAAAGTGACAGGGCGATAAGAAGAGATAGGTTTGGGACTATAGACCAACTTTGGATACAAACAAGCAAAAAAAGAAGAAGCTAGTGGAAGAACAATGCAAGAGACAATAAACAAACTCAGGAAAAGACAAGCAAAAGCGTTAAGACACAATAGGAAACGATGTATCTTGTATAATGGAAAAAAATGAAACAACCCTTCTACATAGCTAACAACCGCCCACTCACCCATATCCTCTTCTGGATAGCCTACCTCCTCGTATACACAGGCGTCCACGCTGACGGAGAAGATTTTTTTCTAACCTACTTTCAGATCGAGTTACAAAAGCTCCCACCCGCTATACTGGTAGCCTACGTCAATATGTATGTCCTGTTCCCGTTGTTCTTTATACAAAGGAAATATGTGGCCTACAGCCTATGGGCAATCGTGTTATTATTTATAGCCTCCGTAGTTGGCCGTGCACTAATTGAAAGAGTCATCGAACCTCTCTTCTATGCTGATACAACCGTGGTTGAAGAGGTTTTCATAGGATATCTTCTACTCAAAAGCATGTTGTGGTTTCTGAGTCCCATATTGTTATTTACACTTGTGCTTAAAGTATTCAGGCAGTGGGTTGATCAGGAACAGTACAATCAGGAAATGGCCAAAGAAAAACTAGCAACAGAGCTAAATTTTTTAAAAGCCCAGGTTCAACCCCATTTCCTGTTCAACACACTCAACAACCTCTATGCATTGACTCTCCAAGCTTCACCTGTCGCCCCAAGAGTTGTGCTAAAGCTTTCCGAGTTGATGAGTTATATGCTGTACGATTCTCAGTCAGACACTCTTCTGTTAAGCAAAGAAATTTCCCATATACAGAATTACATAGAACTGGAAAAACTTCGTTATACCAGTCGGCTGGATCTTTCGCTGAATGTGTCTGGCGATATACATGACAAACGGATTGCCCCACTCCTGCTCATTCCCTTTGTGGAGAATGCATTTAAGCATGGTGTCAGCAACGAGACAAATCAAATCTGGGTTACTATCGATATAAAAGTAAAGGACAACTGGCTAAGTGTAAAAGTAGAAAATAGCCATACAGGTGATGAACTGGTAAGTTCGCTTTCCAATAACCATAATGGGTTGGGTTTGCAGAATATTGCCCGCAGACTAAAACTTCTGTATCCCAACGACCATGAACTGGCCATAAAAAAAGAGACAGACCGCTATCTTGTTGATTTAAAAATAAAAATGAGTTAACTGACATGGCAATCCATAAGATAAAATGCCTGATTGTAGACGATGAACCACTGGCTATAGACATTCTGGAGCGATACATAAGCCAACTCGATACACTATCCCTTCAGGGAAAATGTGATAATGCCATAGATGCATTAATATTCCTGCAGAAAAACAAGATCGACCTGCTCTTTCTCGATATTCAGATGCCTAAGCTATCAGGTCTGGATTTCCTGAAAACCCTGTCAAACCGGCCCAGGATCATCTTCACCACAGCCTTTCGCGAATATGCACTGGAAGGATTCGATATGAACGCACTGGATTATCTGCTGAAACCTATTTCGTTCGAACGGTTCCTGATTGCCATTAATAAATACCACACCCTGTATGACCCATCTGCTCAGTTGCCAGCTATGATCCAGTCAGCAGGCAATGATATGTTTGCAGAAGCTTTTATCTATCTGAAGGCCGACAAAAAAATGGTAAAGGTGTTTCTGAAAGATATTGTCTACATAGAAAGCCTGAAAGATTATGTAAAAGTAAAAACACAGGATCAGGAGATTATTACCTATCAGCGCATTACCTATCTGGAAGAAAAGCTACCTGACGATAAATTCCTCCGCATCCATCGTTCGTTTATTATTTCTCTGGCTAAAATAAAATCCTTTAACAGTACCTATATCGAAGTAGGCGACTCAGAATTACCCATTGGGCGCCAGTACAAAGCTGAGGTTATGAAAACACTGGGGGTTGTGTAATATCCCTTAAATAAAAAAGCCTGCATGAGTACACATGCAGGCAGGTGGTTTCGCTGTATAATTACAGCATGTATTAATAGGCCTTTGGCATCAAGAAAGCAAGAACAATATAAACCAGCAAAGGTGAACCAAAGCCGAAAAAGAATGCCAGTACAAACAACACCCGAACCAATACCGGGTCCATATTGATATATTCACCTAAGCCACCACACACACCTAAAAATACACTGTTGGCAAACGAACGTCTGAGAGTCTTTTCCATTGTTTTAGTTAAAGTTTAGTTACCGGAATTTCCATGGTAATATCCTGTTCATTATGGTACTTCTCTATGACATACCCACCGGGTTTTACTTTTTGTTCGGCGGCAAATTCATACAACTGAGCTTTGACCTTGTCTGGAGCAGGAGCTACCATGTAATGGGCTTTTATTTCTGCCCGTATTACATTACTTGATGGGAATTTCCGAAAAAAGTAACCTTCCGGTAAAACAATAGTTGTATCCGATACCAGTACTCCTACCCAAACCTCCAGTTTCCCTTTGGCTTCTTCGGGTATACTATAATAGACAGCAGCCAGTGTACCAGGTAGTTTCTTACTGGTATTCAGGTCTTTAATTTCTGAGAAGATAGTCATTAAGGTATCACTGGTAGCCCCTCCCTTAAATAATTTTCCGGCTACAATATACTCCGGAGCTTGTGCAGTTGAGATTTCTGGTTTGGAAAAACCTCCCATGATCGAAAACGCAATAGAGCCTACGAGTAAAGCAACAACTACAATGATTCCTAATTTACGGGTCATACGTTCTTACTAAATATCCATATTGCCAGTCCTGATGTTTTATGAGCATCCGGCTCCTGGTAACTATCAACTATCTGTTCTATTTTCCCCAAGTCTCAGGGCTTTGACGCCAGGAAGCAAGAGAAATTTTGTCTGCTTCGGTAATAATATTCAGGTTCGATGCTTCTGTAAGCAGATACGCATAATCACTAAGAGTCAACAGCTCAACATTCTTCTCTACAAAGTTCTCTTTTGCCACTGCAAATCCATACGTAAAGATAGCCGCCATACCCAATACGTCTGCTCCTGCCTCACGTAAGGCATCCACCACTTTTAAGGAACTTCCTCCTGTAGAAATCAGGTCTTCGATTACCACTACTTTCTGTCCTTCAGCCACTTTGCCTTCTATCATATTGCCCATACCATGTTCTTTGGGTTTGGAGCGCACATACAGAAAAGGCAATTCAAGTACATCAGCTACCAGAGCCCCCTGTGGAATACCAGCAGTAGCGACACCTGCAATGGCTTCTACGCCTGGAAACGTCTGACGAATCCGCTCTGCCAAAGCATTTTTGATATAAGTTCTGACAGCAGGATAAGACAATGCCAGACGGTTATCACAATAAATAGGAGATTTCCATCCGGAACTCCAGGTAAAAGGATCTGAAGGACGTAAACGGATCGCGCCTACTTCCAGCAGAGACGCTGCCACTTGCCGGGCAATGGTTTCGGTTGTATCTTGAATCATCATGCGGCGAAATTAAGAAAAAGTTACCAGTAGTTCGTTAACACTTTATTTTAGTTCTCGTTTCATCACACGGGTTACTGTAAGTTAGGTTTCAGGTATTAATCCCAGAGTAAGACAGGTAATTATACCCATAACCTCCTATTTTACCTATTAGTTAACTGTTCGAACAATCTCTATACAAACCACTTGCACCTGATTCTCAGATATTTTCAAACCCACCTTTGTGTACCCTGGCACACTTTTCTATGTATATCCTCCTAAAACCGAAATTTGTTTTTTGTGGTTTTGTTAAAAATATGTTTCTTTTGTATCATCATTATTGTAAACCATACAGTTCTGCATCCTCATGAACCTCTTTGTTAACGACAAGCATGTGAAAGTAATCAATATGGATACCTTCGCAGCAAGTCAATCGGGCTACAATTACATTATTGACGGACAAACCCTTGAGGTTACGGCAGCAGAACTGGTAGGAGATGTGGCAGTAGTCAATCCCTCCGTTGTTTTGCTTTACAGGCTCTTTGCGTTATTACGGGACAAAAAATTAAAAAAACTAAATACACTTGTATTAGCTTCACCTGACAAAAAAATTCTGACTGATGTTATCAAAGGTCAGTACAAGATCGTGGAAGCAGCAGGTGGCGTAGTTCAGAAAGATGACAAGATACTAATGATTTTCCGTCTGGGAGCCTGGGACCTTCCTAAAGGCAAGATGGATAAAGGCGAGTCGTTTAAAGAGACTGCTCTACGTGAGGTAGAGGAAGAATGCAATGTAAAAGTACAGCTCGAACACAAGATATGTACTACCTGGCACACCTATACCCAAAACGGCAACCGGATACTAAAACAAACGAAATGGTATGCCATGACCAATCTGGATGATAGCCGTGTAACTCCTCAGAAAGAGGAAGGCATTGAACAGATTGTGTGGGTACGTGAGGCACAGGCAATGGAGCTGGCAGCTTCTTCTTACCGGTCTATCCAGTTTGTTTGTCGCAGGTTTTATGAAAAAAAGCGGGAAAAGATGCTTCTTGACTTTTAAAGGAGATATTCAATTAAAATTCTAAAAATTAATCAGAGCCTGCACTTTTATAAGAATGCAGGCTTTGTTTTTAAAATATCTTTTATTCCGTTTTACTTAGATTTTCCCACTTCTCTACTTGGGAGATCTCTTCATACTTTATTCAGATTATTGATCTTTCTTCTTATATCGCCATCTTCATGTAATACACTTCAAATCCACAGGCAGCTGATTTTTGATCCTTATCTTTTCCCATATCTTTTCTAGAAATATGGTTTGTAACGAAAGAAAAAACACTCTCCCTGTCCTCCTGAAAGGATCTCTTAACAAGACCGGCGGCCTTTCCGACTGGAGAGAAGTATTTTTCTCACAAACCAAACGCGGCTCTATTTGTCATGAGGTCCTTTCAGGAGGACAAAAAGGTAATGATGTTTCTTTCAGGAAGACAGGAAAGGAACAATGATCCTTTCGGGACAAGTT harbors:
- a CDS encoding LytTR family DNA-binding domain-containing protein, producing the protein MAIHKIKCLIVDDEPLAIDILERYISQLDTLSLQGKCDNAIDALIFLQKNKIDLLFLDIQMPKLSGLDFLKTLSNRPRIIFTTAFREYALEGFDMNALDYLLKPISFERFLIAINKYHTLYDPSAQLPAMIQSAGNDMFAEAFIYLKADKKMVKVFLKDIVYIESLKDYVKVKTQDQEIITYQRITYLEEKLPDDKFLRIHRSFIISLAKIKSFNSTYIEVGDSELPIGRQYKAEVMKTLGVV
- a CDS encoding transposase; this translates as MSSTRKLYDRAFKVMAVELCLNGQASQQVAEDLGIRVQMLNRWKKEYLQPAHTLQYKPELSHDDVWALQMMCPS
- a CDS encoding NUDIX hydrolase translates to MNLFVNDKHVKVINMDTFAASQSGYNYIIDGQTLEVTAAELVGDVAVVNPSVVLLYRLFALLRDKKLKKLNTLVLASPDKKILTDVIKGQYKIVEAAGGVVQKDDKILMIFRLGAWDLPKGKMDKGESFKETALREVEEECNVKVQLEHKICTTWHTYTQNGNRILKQTKWYAMTNLDDSRVTPQKEEGIEQIVWVREAQAMELAASSYRSIQFVCRRFYEKKREKMLLDF
- the pyrE gene encoding orotate phosphoribosyltransferase; protein product: MMIQDTTETIARQVAASLLEVGAIRLRPSDPFTWSSGWKSPIYCDNRLALSYPAVRTYIKNALAERIRQTFPGVEAIAGVATAGIPQGALVADVLELPFLYVRSKPKEHGMGNMIEGKVAEGQKVVVIEDLISTGGSSLKVVDALREAGADVLGMAAIFTYGFAVAKENFVEKNVELLTLSDYAYLLTEASNLNIITEADKISLASWRQSPETWGK
- a CDS encoding alpha/beta hydrolase: MKAMTQPKQNTMVSRNVYSDDDLIKNLPGFINHYATVNGVRLHYVEGGTGMPLICLPGWPQTWYSYQPVATELAKKYRVIILDIRGMGSSDKPLSGYDKKTMAAVVAALVQQLGLSKIYIMGHDIGGMVAMSFAFNYPQFTEKLVVLDGSHPGEGMMQMPLIPAPGTFTEKMDATMPYAWWMGFNQVKGLPEKLLEGRFQYLLDWLFHYVMIDDRHMSSFEREVYASFYNDTESIRAANAWYQTFPQDIEDAKAYEPLAMPVLGIRSYISYNYMKMGLPYVANNLQMVGILDSGHYLFEEQPANVVNVVLNFLAD
- a CDS encoding NmrA family NAD(P)-binding protein codes for the protein MKKTIIVFGATGNLGNRIVRELLKRGVDVCAIVRTSTDPQKMNSLKQMGATVQEVDLSNVDTLAKVSAGTSCVVSALAGLGDVIMDLQKRVVEGAIQAGVSRFIPSDFCTDYTDLVPGENRNFDLRRDFRNYLDSTSIQATSIFNGAFADILQYNTPVLNLKEKSIGYWGDKADWKLDFTTMDDTAAFTAEVALDDTAPRNLQIASFQVSPKMLWQDIKQVMNQEFRLYQLSSLEEFAQFIKKQRTDYPAGENELYAKWQQGQYMYSMFTTHHTQLANDRYKDLTWTTSLDFIRSFVH
- a CDS encoding sensor histidine kinase — its product is MKQPFYIANNRPLTHILFWIAYLLVYTGVHADGEDFFLTYFQIELQKLPPAILVAYVNMYVLFPLFFIQRKYVAYSLWAIVLLFIASVVGRALIERVIEPLFYADTTVVEEVFIGYLLLKSMLWFLSPILLFTLVLKVFRQWVDQEQYNQEMAKEKLATELNFLKAQVQPHFLFNTLNNLYALTLQASPVAPRVVLKLSELMSYMLYDSQSDTLLLSKEISHIQNYIELEKLRYTSRLDLSLNVSGDIHDKRIAPLLLIPFVENAFKHGVSNETNQIWVTIDIKVKDNWLSVKVENSHTGDELVSSLSNNHNGLGLQNIARRLKLLYPNDHELAIKKETDRYLVDLKIKMS
- a CDS encoding Crp/Fnr family transcriptional regulator yields the protein MKGPIMEELIQFIKGIVWIDDMDLQLVLSKCRERQIPKGKQILRKGQIANQYFFIVSGGVRFFYEAHDQEVTSWVMFKNEFFTEISSLHPQVPSRFNIEAVEETKLIVIDKKDMDFLYSQIAAWEAFGRKIWEGMAVRMIDQILNFQTLSAQERYQSFMTNPELIQKVPVKQLAAVLGITPNALSRIRKKIRY
- a CDS encoding outer membrane beta-barrel family protein translates to MIILLLLLGTGFVPLLAQEGAIAGAVANEAGEMQPAITITLRKMPDSSSVKSTLTTVDGRFEFLHIQEGSYVLQASGVGFQRYTEPVSVSSKTASYVHIQLKTEVVGLREISVTAQKQAVERQIDRTVIHVDAILSNAGTNAWEMLEQSSGVQVVNDNLSVKGKQNVSVFVDNKPLYLQGNDLANYLKSLPANTLDKIEIIPNPPAGYEAAGNGGIINIRLKKNDRMGFNGNILSENIRGKRSRISQSLNANFRIQKINVYGNVSNYNGTGLSVSTSERIYQANEANSLASATQNMSVSNPNHRVFGKLGVDFYASPKTTWGISASHLYRDMLEKTTLINTQVYNRNNGYTLVKADNRANTLTNNTNVTLSFRHVYDTTGRELTADADYITYRQGYNFSNSSAAYGYNPKLETFTGDLPYSIAIYALKIDYTHPFRNGSKLGVGYKSSFTHVNSLATYTGDNPQLSDLSNRFTYQETIHALYLSYSLTYRRLSLLSGVRIENTLSSGKQQSVTSSSFERSYQNVFPTVYVSYTLDSQKEHLLHFSYGRRIDRPEYSILNPFAMPLDNYTYKQGNPFLKPQISQNLEFSYVYKNRLTLSSFYTRSRDIAQETILVKENMFYRQPANLGQQEIIGFSADGTWNLTQWWTVNPVITYTSLRSVLDTDKLQVKGSNWSAAAVSQFSFRKGWTAEVITEYMAPQLYMQYIQGASWYTHMGVGKKIWKDKGIVKVNIRDLFYSRVDRQDLHNLTGVIGYSNRKWDTRSVTLAVSYRFGKSLKASNSPKTETPDEKKRLGNQ
- a CDS encoding PspC domain-containing protein, whose translation is MEKTLRRSFANSVFLGVCGGLGEYINMDPVLVRVLFVLAFFFGFGSPLLVYIVLAFLMPKAY